ACACCTGCATCAACTGCCTCAACCATCTGCCCTACGTGCAGCAGTGGCATGAAAAGTACAAGGACAAGGGCCTGACCGTGGTGGGCGTTCACACGCCGGAGTTCGCGTTCGAGAAATCGACGAAGAACGTGAAGGACGCCATCCAGCGCCTGCAGATCAGGCATGCGGTGGCGCAGGACAACAGCTACGGTACCTGGAAGGCCTTCGACAACCAGTACTGGCCCGCGGTGTACCTGATCGACAAGGAGGGGCGCATCGCCTACTCGCACTTCGGCGAGGGCAGCTACGCCGCCACGGAGAAGAAGATCCAGGCGCTTCTTGCGGAGCCTTTCCCTGCAGCCACCGCGAGCGGGGCCGCTCAATGAAGAAGCTCTGGTTCGCGCTGCTGTTCCTCGCGGGCGGGCTGGCGCACGAGGTGCGCAACCCGGCCAGCTGCCAGTGCGTCGCGTCGGTCAGTCTCTCGCTTCGACAGCCGAAGCGAGGACGTAGCCCTCGCTGCGCACGGTCTTGATATAGCGGGGCTCGCGCGCATCGTCGCGCAGCCGTTGGCGCAGCCGGCTCACGAGCAGGTCGATGGAGCGCTCGAAGAGCTCGGCCTCGCGGCCCTGGGTGAGACTCAGCAGCTGGTCGCGGCTCAGCACCTTCTGCGGATGGTCGAGGAACACGCGCAGCAGCCGGTATTCGGCGCCGCTCAGCGCCACCATCGTGCCGCTGTCGTCGATCAGGTGGCGCGCCACCGTGTCGACCTGCCATTCGCCGAAGCTCAGTTTCTGCGAGGGTTCGACCGCGCCCATGTTCGGCGGCAGCATGCGCGTGCGGCGCATCACGGCGCGCAGGCGCGCGAGCAGCTCGCGTGCGGAAAAAGGCTTGGCCAGGTAGTCGTCAGCGCCCATCTCCAGGCCCAGGATGCGGTCGGCTTCCTCGCTGCGCGCGGTCAGCATCAGGATGGGCGTGGCCTTGTACTTGCCGGTGCGCAGGTCGCGGCAGAGCGTGAGGCCGTCTTCGCCGGGCAGCATCAGGTCGAGGATGATCAGGTCGAACGGGCCCGACTCTTCGAGTGCGGCGCGCATGTGGCGGCCGGTGGGCACCGCGACCACGCGCAGGCCGTTCTTCACCAGGTAGGTGGTGAGCAGTTCGCGGATTTCCCGGTCGTCGTCGACGATGAGGATGTGGTCGGATGTCTTTGGCGTCATGGCAGTGGCGGAAAGGTATGGCGCGGGAAGCACCCGCAGTCGCAATGTAGCCGCCTGGCCGCGCCGGGCCGGCGGGTTTGTATTCGCAAGTATCTGGCGGAGCGGGCGCCGTACACAGGCATACGCAAAGTGCGCGGGCAGGGGCGGTGCGGCCCAACAATCCGTGCATTCGCAACCCAACTCCTTCAAGGAACCCACCATGACCCGCATCGAAAAAGTTCTCTACACCGGCAAGACCCACACCTCTTCGGGTGGCCGCGACGGCGAGGCGCGCAGCGCCGACGGCCGCCTGGACATCAAGCTCTCGTCGCCCGGCAGCGCCGGTAGCGGCACCAACCCGGAGCAGCTGTTCGCGGCCGGCTGGTCGGCCTGCTTCATCGGCGCCATGGGCAAGGCGGCAGGCCGGATGAAGGTCGCATTGCCGCCCGACCTCGCCGTCGATGCCGAAGTCGACCTGGGCACGGCGGGGAGCGAGTATTTCCTGCAGGCGCGCCTGAACGTAAGCCTGCCGGGCCTGGACCGCGAAGTGGCGCAGGCCCTGACTGACGCGGCGCACCAGACCTGCCCCTACTCCAAGGCCACCCGAGGCAATATCGACGTTGCGATCAATTTGGTGTGAGCCGGCCGCGCTGCGCATCGCCACGCCGCATACAGAAGAAGGTGTCCATGTCCTCTCCCGCGAATCTTCCTGCGAACCCGGTTGGCGCTGTGCGCGGCTGGCACCGGTTGCTGCCCACTTCGCTGTTCTACCGCGTGACGCTGATCATCGTGGTGGGCCTGGCGATCGCGCAGCTGCTGACCTTCGCGGCGATCCGCTACGAGCGGAACATGGCGCTTCGCGAGCTGATGATGATCGGCATCGAGCGCGACATCGCGAGTTCGGTCGCCATCCTCGACCGCCTGCCCGCGGCGGAGCGCGCCGGCTGGCTCGACCGGCTGGAGCGGCGCAACTACCGCTTCGTGCTGGGCGGCAGCGCGCAGGGTTCCGAGCCCGGCTCGCTGCAGTCGCGGCAGTTTGCCGCGGCCATCGTCGATGCGATGCGCCCTTTCGAGATCGTCAAGGTCGGCGAGGTGGCCTCGCCGCCCGAGGGCCTGCAGATCCAGGTGCGCCTGGGCGACGGGTCTTCAGTGGTCGTTCATGCGATGCGCGTGGGCATGCCGGTGTCGGGCTGGGTGATGTGGCTGCTTGCGGCCCAGCTGCTGGTGCTGGCTGTGTGCGCCTGGTACGCGGTGCGGCTGGTGACGCGGCCGCTCGCGCAGCTTTCCGCGGCGGCCGATCAGCTCGGGCCCGACCTGAAGGGCCGCGCGCTCGCAGAAGAAGGCCCCACCGAAGTGGCGCATGCGGCGCGCGCCTTCAACGCCATGCAGCAGCGCATCGCCGGCTACATGTCCGAGCGCGTCGAAATTCTTGCGGCCATCTCGCACGACCTGCAGACGCCCATCACGCGGATGCGGCTGCGCACCGACCTGATGGACGACGCGCACGACCGCGAGAAATTCCGCCAGGACCTGGACGCCATGCACTCGCTGGTGCGCGAAGGCGTGACCTATGCGCGCACGCTCCACGGCGCCGCGGAGCCGCCGCTGCGCATCGATGCCGACGCGCTGCTCGAGAGCATGGTGGCCGACTACGAAGACGTGGGCCGGCAGGTGCGGCTCGAAGGCAGGGCCGGCGCGCCGATCGTGAGCCGCCCCCATGCGCTGCGCCGCATCCTGATGAACCTGATCGACAACGCGCTCAAGTTCGGCAGCGAGGTGCGCCTGCGCGTGCATGCCGAAGAAGACGGCCGGCTGGTGCTGAGCGTGCTCGACGATGGCCCCGGCATTCCGCCGGACGAACTCGACGCCGTGCTCAAGCCTTTCTACCGCGTCGAGAGTTCGCGCAACCGCAGCACCGGCGGCACCGGCCTGGGCTTGGCCATTGCGCACCAGCTGGCCATGGCGATGGGCGCCGAGCTCACGCTGAAGAACCGCGCCGAAGGCGGGCTCGAGGCCCGGCTCGCGCTGGCCGCCGCGCCCGCCCGCACCACCCTCCAAGGCTGATTCGCCACCGACTCCCCCATCATGCTCATCCTCCTCATTGCCTACCTGGGCGGGGTGCTCACCATCCTGAGTCCCTGCATCCTGCCGGTGCTGCCTTTCGTATTCGCACGCGCCGACCGCCCCTTCCGCTCGCACGGCCTGCCGATGCTGCTGGGCATGGCGCTGGCCTTTGCCGCGGTGGCCACGCTGGCGGCGGTGGGCGGCGGCTGGATCGTCACGCTCAACGAATATGGGCGCCAAGCCGCCATCGCCATGCTCGCGCTGTTCGGCGCGACGCTGCTGTTCCCAAGCGTGGCCGACCGCCTGAGCCGGCCGCTGGTGGCGCTGGGCATCCGCATGTCCGAGCCGCGCGGCGATGGCGGCGCGGCGCCGGCCTCGGTGTTCTCGCCGCTGCTGCTGGGCGTGGGCACGGGCCTGCTCTGGGCGCCATGCGCGGGGCCGATCCTCGGCCTGATCCTGACGGGCGCGGCGCTCAATGGCGCGAGCGTCGGCACCTCGCTGCTGCTGCTGGCCTATGCGGCCGGCGCGTGCACCTCGCTCGCGGCGGCGCTGCTGTTCGGCGGGCGCCTGTTCTCGGTCATGAAGCGTTCGCTGCATACCGGCGAATGGGTGCGGCGCGCCGCCGGCGCGGCCGTGCTGGCGGGCGTGGGCGCGATTGCGCTGGGGCTGGACACCGGCTTGCTCGCGCGCCTTTCCCTGGGCACCACGTCGGCGCTGGAGCAGGCGCTGGTGGACAGGATCAAGCCAGGCAAGCCGCAGGCGGAACCGGTCGCGCTGCGGGAAGACGCAGGCCTGGTGCGCGTGTCGGACAACCGCACGGCCCCGCCGCCCGCGCGCGAACTCAAGGTCGAAGGCCGCTTTCCCTCCTTGATCGGCGCCACCGAATGGATCAACTCCGCACCGCTCGCGCCCGAGGCCCTGCGCGGTAAGGTGGTGCTGGTCGACTTCTGGACCTATTCGTGCATCAACTGCCTGCGCACGCTGCCCTACCTTCGTGCATGGGCCGAGAAGTACAGGGACGCGGGCTTGGTGGTGATCGGCGTGCACGCGCCCGAGTTCGCGTTCGAGAAGAACCCGGCCAACGTGCGCAAGGCCGTCAAGGACCTGGGCATCGGCTTTCCGGTGGCGCTGGACAACGACTTCGCGATCTGGCGCGGCTTCGACAACCAGGCTTGGCCCGCGTTCTATTTCATCGATGCCGAGGGCCGCATCCGCCACCACCAGTTCGGCGAGAACCGCTACGACAAGGCCGAGCAGGTCATCCAGCAGTTGCTGGCCGAGGCGGGCCAGACCCGCATCGCCGCCGGGCTGGTGGCGCCGCTGGGGCAAGGTACCCAGGCCGCGCCCGGCGCCGAGCCGCCGCTGTCCGGCGAAACCTACCTGGGCCACGAGCGCACGCACGGCTTTGCCTCGCCCGGCGGCATTGCGCGGGACCATGCGAAGGTCTATCAGCCCGCGACCTCCGCGCTGGGCACCAACCAGTGGGCGCTGGCCGGCGACTGGACGGTGGAGGCCGAGCGCGCCGTGCTGAACAGCGCCAACGGCCGCATTGCCTACCGCTTTCAGGCGCGTGACCTGCACTTGGTGCTGGGATCGGCGGCCGATGGCAAGCCGGTGCGCTTCAGGGTGCTGGTGGATGGAAAGCCGCCGCTCGCGGACCATGGCTTCGACACCGATGCGCAAGGCCACGGCGTGATCGATGCACAGAAGCTGTATCAGCTGGTGCGGCAGGCAGCGAGCGGGAGGGAACGGCTGTTCGAGATCGAGTTTCTCGACGCCGGCGCGCAAGCCTACGCCTTCACTTTCGGTTGAGCGCTGACGCGGCTCGGGCGGGAGAGCGATTGGCCGGGCCTGCCTGTCAGGCGGCCCAGGCGCTCAGCGAAAGCCGCCGCAGCATGTCGGTCTGGCGCGATTCCTCGGCATCGCGCAGGCTCTTGGCCGCGCGCGCAGCCACGTAGCTGACGTACAGCGTCTCGATGGCCTTGGCCCAGTCGTGCATCTTCTGGGACACCGCGCTGGTCGAGGTGGCCGAGGCATCCTCGGCCGGACAGGCGGGCACGTCGAAACCGGCTTTGCTGAGGATCGTGGCTTTCTGAAAAATGGTGAGCATGGGGCGGGCCTCCTGGCCTTTGGGTATGGGCATCAGGTTAACGTTGGCGCAAGAGGCGTGCCATCAGCTGCATGACGTATGTGACTGTCGGTAAATGGCGCTCTCGCTGCGCCGTGGCGGCGGTTTTCTAGGCCTTAAGCCTTAGGCCGGCGTCGATTCGGCGTGCTGCCAGACCAGCGTGGCGGCCGTCAGGTCTTCGAGCGCGCTGCCCACGGCCTTGAACACGGTGCGCTCCGCGCTGCCCGTGCGGCCGGCACGTTCGCCCCGGCAGAGTGCGGCCAGCGTGCCTTGCACCGCATCGGCGCGCAGCGTGCCGGCCGCGATGGCGTCGAGCAGTTCGCCGGCCTTCTGCAGTGCCTCGGTGGTGTCGACGAAGGTGCGCGCACCCTCGAAGCAGTGCACGTCGGCCTCGCGCATCGCAGGCGTGAAGCTGCCGATCAGGTCCAGGTGGGAGCCGGGCGCGAGCCATTCGCCGCGCACCAGCGACGCGGTGGCCAGCGTGGCGCAGCTCACGATGTCGGCTTGGCGCACGGCCGCTTCGAGCTCCGTGGCGGCCTGGGCGTTGAACCCTTCGGCGCGCCATTGCGCAGCCAGGGCCTGGGCGCCTTCGGGCCGGTGGTTCCACACGAGCACCTCGTCGATGGGCCGCACGCTCGCATGCGCGGCGGGCAGCAGCCGCGCGATGCGGCCGGTGCCCAGCACCAGCAGGCGGCGCGCATCGGCGCGCGCCAGGAACGAGGCGCCCAGCGCCGACGCCGCGGCCGTGCGGCGCGCGGTGAGCTCGTTGCCGTCCATCATGGCCAGCGGCACGCCGGTGCGCGCGTCGTACAGCACATAGGTCGCATGCAGGCCGGGCAGGCCGCGCGCGCTGTTGCCCGGAAAGACGTTGATGGTCTTGATGCCCAGAAAGCCCGCATCGCTCCACGCCGGCATGATGAGCACGGTGCCCTTGTCAGCGCCGGCGGTCTCGATCGCGTGCACATGGCGCGGCGGCACGTGCGCCTCGGCCGCGAAGGCTGCGCGCAGCGCGGGCACGAGCCGCGCAAAGGCCAGCGGCTCGCGGGTGGCGGTTTCGTCGAAATGCTTCATGGTTGGCGTGGACGCAGCGAGGCGTCGAAGAATTCCACCAGCGCCTGCTGGTAGGTGCTGCCGAAGCGCTCGGTCATCGGCTCGAGGTGGCCGGCGCCGGGCACCTCGAGCAGGCGCTTGGGCTCGCGCGCGGCCTCCAGCAGGCGCCGCGAGTGGGAATGCGGAATGATCAGGTCGGCGGTGCCGTGGATCAGCAGCAGCGGAATGGATGCAACGGCCGCGACGTATTTCGATGCCGCGTAGCCGTCGCCCACCAGCAGCCCGGCGCCGGGGAGCTTCTCGTTCGCAATCGAGGAATACGAATAGAAGGTCGATTCGATGGCCGCCGCCTTCACGCCGGCCCGGTTGCCCGAGCCCAGCACCGCAATCGCGTTGGCGCCGCCCAGGCTCTGGCCGAAGACGAAAAGACGCTCGGGATCGACATCGCCGCGCGAGCGCACGTGACCGAGCGCGGCGCTGGAATCCTCGAACACGCCCTTGGGCTCCGGCTTGCCGGCCGATTCGCCGTAGCCGCGGTAGTCGAACACGAACACGTTGAAGTCCTGCTTCGGCAGCCAGGCCACGAAGCGCCAGTGCGTGCTCATGTTCTGGGCGTTGCCATGGAAGTGGATCACCGTGCCCTTGGCTTCCTGCGGGTTGCTGCGGCCCGCGGCAGGAAGAAACCAGCCGGCCAGGCGCGTGCCATCGGCGCTGGTGAACTGCACCGCCTCATAGCGCAGCCCGAGCGCGTCGGGCGTTTCGTAGCGCACGCGGTCGGGGTAATAGAACATCGACTGGACGCAGCCGGTGAGGAAGGCGGGCAGGGCGGCGAACAAGGCCAGCTTCCAGTTCATGGGGCGTCTTCCGGATCGGCCGCTCAGGCCTGCTGCCGGAATGCAAGGTGATAGCCGTTGCAGTCCACAACGCCGAACTCCGTGGAGCCGTACGGCATGTGCTGCAGCGGCCACGCAATGGATGCCTTGTCCTTGACGGCGGCGTAACAGGCTGCTGCGTCCGCCACCGCGAAATAGAAGGTGCCGGAGCAGGCGGGCGGGCTCTTCCAGAGATCCTGCTGCGTGAAGATGAGCTTGCCGCCCTGCTTCTCGACCGTCAGGGTGCCCTCTGCCGAATGGACAGCCGCGAAGCCGAGGACATCGACGTAGAAGCGCTCGGTCTGGGCCAGATCGTGGCAGCGCAGGAGCAGTGTCAGCGGCATGGGTTTCCTCCTTGGAGTGCGGCAGTCCGGCGCAGGATAGCTCAGCCCGCGGCGATGCGGCTCCAGTCGAGCCCGTGCGCACCGCTCTTGCCGGCTGCTACTCGGAGCAGATCACCGCAAGCGGCTCGGAACGGCCGCGCACGGCCAGCATTTCGACATGGCCCCCCGCATGCGCGAAGCCGGCCTGCTGCGCGGCATACACCGAGACCACCAGGCGCGATGCGGCCGTCTTGGAATGGTCCTGAAGCCGGCTCGCGGTGTTGACCACTTCGCCGATGGCGGTGAAGGTGGTGGTGTCGAGGTAGCCCACTTCTCCCACCGCCGCGCGTCCGGCGTGCAGGCCCATGCCGAAGTCCAGCTGGTGGCCGAACTGGGCTTCGAAGCCCTCGCTCCACGCGTCCATGCGCTGGCCGATGAGCTCGGTCGCGCGCAACGCTTGCCGGCATGCGGTGGGCAGGTCGGTGTCGAGCCCGAAGATCGCCATCACGCTGTCGCCGATGAACTGGTTCGGCACGCCGCCGCATTCGCGCACCGCGGCGCCCACGGTGGCGAAGTAGCGGTCGAGCACATAGGCCAGGTCGAAGGGCCACTGCCCTTCCGACAACCCCGACCAACGCCGCAGGTCCACGAACAGGATGGCCACGTCGCGCTCGCGGCCGAAACTGCTGACGGGCGCCGGCTGCCTTCCGTGGCTGGCGGGCGTGAACAGCGGGATGACCTCGATGTCGCCGCGCGGGCGCAGCTGGCAGGCCAGCCGCACACCGCCCGGTGCGCGCACGCGGTCTAGCGTTCGCTGTTCGTCGCGGTCGGGCGGGTCGGTGTGCTGTGCGGGGCCGAGCACGCGCACGCGGCAGGTCGAGCAGCGCGCCCGCCCTCCGCACACCGAGAGATGCGCGATGCCGTGCGAGCGGCTCGCCTCCAGCACGCTCCAGCCGCGCGGCACGTGCACCGTTCGGCCGGGGTAGCGGGGGGGGGGGGGGGGGGGGGGGGGGGGGGGGGGGGGGGGGGGGGGGGGGGGGGGGGGGGGGGGGGGGGGGGGGGGGGGGGGGGGGGGGGGGGGGGGGGGGGGGGGGGGGGGGGGGGGGGGGGGGGGGGGGGGGGGGGGGGGGGGGGGGGGGGGGGCGCAGCGCGATCGAGGCGCCGCGCGCACGGCGCGCGAACCAGTTGCGCGCGCCGTAGGCCGCCAGCAGGGCGGCCAGGCCGAGCGCATAGAAGAGCTTGATGCGGCCCTCCGCGGTGTCGAGCGCCCGGCCCTGGGCCGGGGTCGGCAGCACCGCGGGCGGCACGCCGGTCCACTGGAACTCGCGCCCCATCGAGACGAAACCCATCATCGCCGTGAGCGGCAGCACCACGGCCATGGCCAGCAGCAGATAGGAAAAGCGGCGGTAGGCCGGCCGCGCCCGCAGTGCGAAGTGAATGCCGAGGCAGCCATGGGTCCAGGCCGCGAGCAGCATCGTGAACTGCGCACTGGCACCCGGCAGGCTCCACAGTCCCGAGACCACGCGGACATAGGAGCCCTCGATGCCATAGGCGAGATAGGCGCCGCGCATGGCCGTCAGGTGGGTGGCCAGCAGCAGCGGCAGCGCAAAACCCAGCAGCACGCGCAGCCCCTCGAGCGGCGGCATGCGCAGCGTGCGGCGTTCCCACAGCGCGGCCACCGCCAGCGCCAGGTGCACGCCGGCCGCGCCATACAGCAGCAGCGTGCCCGGCAGGCTGTGCCAGAAGATCTGCACGCCGCGCAGCACCGACTCGGCCGCCGCGAAGGAGGCGATGCCCAACGAATGGTTCAGCAGGTGCGCCGTGACATAGGCCATCAGCACCAGCCCGCTCGTCCATCGCAGGTTGCGCCGCGTCGGCGGTTTCGGCAGCAGGGCGATGGGTGGGGAGCGTCTGTCCATGAAGGGCTTCGAAGGGGCACCCGAGCATAATGCGCGCGCCCCTCTCCACCGGCATGGCTCTCACTTCGACCACCCCCCGTTCCAGCCTCGCGCTGCGCCGCATCGCGCTGTTCGAAGGCCTTTCAGACCAGCGGCTCGATCTGCTCGCGCAGCAATGCCTGTGGCACAGCGTCGAGGCCGGCAAACCCTTGCTGCTGCGTGCCGAGCAGCAGGGCGACGTGTTCATGCTGGTCTCGGGCCGGGTCCGCGTGACCACCTATGCGGCCAATGGGCGGCAGGTGACCTTCAGGGATTCGGAGGCCGGCGAGCACTTCGGCGACATTGCCGCCATCGACGGCGGCCCGCGTTCGGCCGACGTGGTCACGCTCCTGCCAAGCGTGCTTGCGAGCCTCGACCGCGCCGCCTTCCTGGGCCTGCTGCGCGAGGAGCCGCTGGTGGCCGAGCGGGTGATGCAGCGGCTGGCCTCGCTGGTGCGCCAGCTTTCGGAGCGCGTGATCGAGCTGAGCACGCTGGGTGTGCAGAACCGGCTGCATGCCGAGCTGCTGCGCCTGGCGCGAGCCGCGGGCGTGGCGCACAACCAGGCGCGGCTGGAGCCCGCGCCCAGGCACGCGGCGCTGGCCAGCCAGATCAGCACCAACCGCGAGCAGGTGACCCGCGAACTCAACGTGCTGGTGCGCAGCGGCGTGCTGCAGAAAGACGGCAAGGCCCTGCTGGTGGCCGATGTCGCCCGGCTCGAGGCGATGGTCTCGCAGGTCAGAGACGACGCCGGCTGAGCCGGCCCGGGCTCAGTTCCAGCGCCCGCGCAGACCGCCGAGGCTGAAGCGGCCCGCGCCCAGCAGCACCACGGTGAGCGCGCCGAACAGGTACAGGCCCTGCAGTTCGAGCGCCCAGCCGCCCTGCTTGGTCAGCGCGAACAGGTCGGCCATGTGCACCAGGCCGAAGGCCGCGAGCATGTTGATGACGACCACGCCGGCGGCGGCGCGGGTCCAGAAACCGGCGATCATCAGCAGCGGCGCCACGATCTCGCCCACATACACCAGGTAGGCCAGCCCGCCCGGCAGGCCGGCCTTCACCAGCATCGCGCTCACAAAGCCCACGCCGGCGGAGATCTTGAAAATGCCGTGCAGCAGCACGAGCACGCCGATCGCCACGCGCAGCAGCAGCTTGCCGGAATCGTCGAGCGTGGCGGGGGAGACGGAGGAAGCCTGCGACGGTGCGATCGGCGCATGCGCGGAGTTGGCGGCTACGGCCGGGTTGTTCATGGCAGATCCTTGAAAAATGGGAAGGCCGCCGCGGGGTGCGGCGGTTGCGGTTCCAGTGTGCGGAGCCGCCGCGCGCCGGTATGTGCGTTTACGCACAATTTCCGAAGATGGCCCATGGCCGCAAGAGCCGAAAAAGTGCCGTGCCGCGGCACCTGCAGGGCCCGCGCCATCCTGCTACGCTCGGACGGCCCGCCAGCCGACTCGGCGGGCTTTTTTCTGCGCCGCTTCCTTCCCCATGGTCTTTCCCCTCATCACCGATCCGCATTTCTATGCAGTGGCCGTTCCCGCCGTGCTGCTGCTGGGCATCAGCAAGAGCGGCTTCGGCGCCGGCTTTGGTTCATTGGCGGTGCCGCTGATGGCGCTGGCGGTGACGGTGCCGCAGGCCGCGGCCATCCTGATGCCGCTGCTGCTGCTGATGGACCTGCTCGGCCTGGCGGCCTTCCGCAACGACTTCGACCGCGCGCTGCTCAAGTTCCTGATTCCCTTCGGGCTGCTCGGCACGGTGATCGGCACGCTGCTTTTCCGAACACTCTCGGCCCACACCGTGGCGGGCATCGTCGGCGTGTTCACGCTGCTGTTCCTTGCGCAGCGGCTGGCGTTTCCGCCCAAGCCCGACGATCCGCTGCCCTCGCGCGCGGTGGGCGCGGCGCTCACCGCGGTCTCGGGGTTCACGAGCTTCATTGCGCATGCCGGCGGGCCGCCGATCAATGCCTACGTGATTCCGCTGCGGCTCAAGCCGGTGGTGTTCACCGCCACCATGGCGTACTTCTTCTTCGTGGTGAACCTGAGCAAGTGGATTCCCTACGCATGGCTCGGCCTGATCGACCTGCGCACGCTGGCCACTTCGGCGGCGCTGATGCCGCTCGCGCCGCTCGGCGTGTGGGTCGGCATTCGCATTGCCCGGCGCATCGATGCGACATGGTTCTATCGCTTCGTGTACCTGGGCATGCTGCTCACCGGCCTCAAGCTCGTCTATGACGGCTTCCTGGCCTGAAGGCGAGCTTAAAACTCCACGATGCTCTTGAACCCGCCGAAGATCATCCGCTTCGCATCGAAGGGCATGGTCTTGGGGTCCATCGCGGCAATGCGCGGATCGGCCATCACCTTGGCGTTGACCGTGTCGCGGTGCTTGCGCGACTTGTAGACGATCCACGAGAACGCCACCGTTTCGTCGGCCTTCTGCTTCACGCTCTGTGGAAAGGACGTGAGCTTGCCGGGCTTCACGTCGTCGGCCACGCACTCCACGTATTCCAGCGCGCCGTATTCCATCCAGATCTTGCCGGCTTTGCGCGCCAGCTTGCGGTAGGCCTCGACGTTGTTCGAGGGAATGGGAACGATGAAGCCATCGACATAGCGAGCCATCGGGAGTCTCCTTGGGATAAACGGAAGAAAGGAAAGAAAAAGGGGCCGCCCGGCGGGCGGACCCTCAGGATGCCGCCGCACGGTTGGCCGTGCCTGCGGATGCCGCGGACCCCTTGCTGGTGTTGTCTTCGTTGTTCTGGGCGGACCCCGGCGATGCGGTGCGCAGCAGCACGGCCCCGAGCAGCCCCGCCACGGCCGCGAACACCGCGCCGATGAGGAACGCGAGGTTGTAGCCGCCGGTGAGCGCGAGCGCCAGCTTTGCGCCGGCCGCTTCCATCGACACGGTGCGCGCGACCGCGGCGCTGGCCAGCACCGCCAGCCCGAGCGCGCCGCCCATCATGAAGGCCGTGTTGACCACGCCCGAGGCCAGGCCTGATTCGGTAGGGCTCACCTCGCTCATGGCCGCGAGCAGCAGCGGGTTCAGCGCCATGCCCGCGCCCAGGCCGAGCAGCAGCATGCCGGGCAGCACGTCGACCAGGAAGCTGCCGTTCACCGGCGCCCGCGCGAACAGCGCAAGCCCGATGGCCGCGAGCCAGAGCCCCACGGACAGCGGCCTGCGGATGCCGAAGCGCATCACCAGCCGGGCCGAGATGCCCAGCGAGAACAGCGCCATGATCAGGTTGGCGGGCAGGAACGCCAGGCCGATCTGCATCGGCGTGTAGCCCAGCACCAGCTGCATGTAGAGCGCGGAAATGAAGAACCACGCGAACATGGCCGCCGCCCACAGCACGCCCACCACGTTGGACACCGAAACGCTGCGCAGCCGGAACAGCGCGAGAGGCATCAGCGGATGCTGAACCCTCGCCTCGATGGCGATGAAGAGCGCCATCAGGACCACCGCGGCGCCCAGCAGGCCGAGCGTCTGCGCCGACTGCCACCCGGCCTCGTTGCCGTTGACGATGGCATACACCGCGAGCATCAGCGACAGCGTCACCGCCACGGCGCCGGCCACGTCGAGCTTCTCGCCATGG
This genomic window from Variovorax paradoxus contains:
- a CDS encoding Crp/Fnr family transcriptional regulator; amino-acid sequence: MRAPLSTGMALTSTTPRSSLALRRIALFEGLSDQRLDLLAQQCLWHSVEAGKPLLLRAEQQGDVFMLVSGRVRVTTYAANGRQVTFRDSEAGEHFGDIAAIDGGPRSADVVTLLPSVLASLDRAAFLGLLREEPLVAERVMQRLASLVRQLSERVIELSTLGVQNRLHAELLRLARAAGVAHNQARLEPAPRHAALASQISTNREQVTRELNVLVRSGVLQKDGKALLVADVARLEAMVSQVRDDAG
- a CDS encoding DoxX family protein, whose translation is MNNPAVAANSAHAPIAPSQASSVSPATLDDSGKLLLRVAIGVLVLLHGIFKISAGVGFVSAMLVKAGLPGGLAYLVYVGEIVAPLLMIAGFWTRAAAGVVVINMLAAFGLVHMADLFALTKQGGWALELQGLYLFGALTVVLLGAGRFSLGGLRGRWN
- a CDS encoding sulfite exporter TauE/SafE family protein yields the protein MVFPLITDPHFYAVAVPAVLLLGISKSGFGAGFGSLAVPLMALAVTVPQAAAILMPLLLLMDLLGLAAFRNDFDRALLKFLIPFGLLGTVIGTLLFRTLSAHTVAGIVGVFTLLFLAQRLAFPPKPDDPLPSRAVGAALTAVSGFTSFIAHAGGPPINAYVIPLRLKPVVFTATMAYFFFVVNLSKWIPYAWLGLIDLRTLATSAALMPLAPLGVWVGIRIARRIDATWFYRFVYLGMLLTGLKLVYDGFLA
- a CDS encoding DUF1428 domain-containing protein, with the translated sequence MARYVDGFIVPIPSNNVEAYRKLARKAGKIWMEYGALEYVECVADDVKPGKLTSFPQSVKQKADETVAFSWIVYKSRKHRDTVNAKVMADPRIAAMDPKTMPFDAKRMIFGGFKSIVEF
- a CDS encoding DHA2 family efflux MFS transporter permease subunit; translated protein: MTDTLDNNRKRWLALMVLCLGVLMIVLDTTIVNVALPSIRTDLGFTETSLVWVVNAYMLTFGGFLLLGGRLGDLYGHRRLFLIGLVLFTLASLACGVANSQALLVAARAVQGLGGAVVSAVALSLIMNIFTEPADRAKAMGVYGFVCAGGGSIGVLLGGLLTSTLSWHWIFLVNLPIGVAVYALCIALLPSARGHAHGEKLDVAGAVAVTLSLMLAVYAIVNGNEAGWQSAQTLGLLGAAVVLMALFIAIEARVQHPLMPLALFRLRSVSVSNVVGVLWAAAMFAWFFISALYMQLVLGYTPMQIGLAFLPANLIMALFSLGISARLVMRFGIRRPLSVGLWLAAIGLALFARAPVNGSFLVDVLPGMLLLGLGAGMALNPLLLAAMSEVSPTESGLASGVVNTAFMMGGALGLAVLASAAVARTVSMEAAGAKLALALTGGYNLAFLIGAVFAAVAGLLGAVLLRTASPGSAQNNEDNTSKGSAASAGTANRAAAS